The following are from one region of the Paenibacillus sp. KS-LC4 genome:
- a CDS encoding M50 family metallopeptidase, translating into MVKWRGIRWSVHPLFVLVMAASVLTGYFIELFTLFLIVIVHEAGHVLVARYFGWHIREVKLLPFGGVAEVEDAGSLPAGEDALVAIAGPLQNVWMGLAAWGLGQLGLWDPEWSAYVVQANMMIGLFNLLPIYPLDGGKLLQAALSYSLSFFSVMRWTARISLVLSSFMIVVSLLGLLRPGGNIQINLLIIGTFLFMTNWTYNRSIPYLFIRFLMHRDQVAIRKMAQGVLASPIVVDGRQSAVYAVRLLWRERYHLFYIMERGSSIAKVAPEKRVVDRYLLERNPNRPVIELLP; encoded by the coding sequence TTGGTTAAATGGAGGGGCATTCGCTGGTCGGTGCATCCGTTGTTTGTGCTGGTAATGGCGGCCTCTGTATTAACAGGTTATTTTATCGAGCTGTTCACCTTGTTTTTAATCGTAATTGTCCATGAGGCTGGGCATGTGCTGGTGGCGCGTTATTTTGGCTGGCATATTCGTGAGGTTAAGCTGCTGCCTTTCGGCGGTGTGGCTGAAGTGGAGGATGCAGGCAGCCTTCCCGCTGGTGAGGATGCGCTTGTTGCGATAGCCGGGCCGCTGCAAAATGTATGGATGGGACTAGCTGCTTGGGGCCTCGGCCAGCTCGGATTATGGGACCCCGAATGGTCGGCCTATGTCGTTCAGGCAAATATGATGATTGGCTTATTTAATTTATTGCCGATTTATCCGCTTGATGGCGGGAAGCTGCTGCAAGCGGCCCTTAGCTATAGCTTGAGCTTTTTTAGCGTCATGCGCTGGACGGCACGCATAAGCCTTGTGCTCAGCAGCTTCATGATCGTCGTTTCGCTGCTTGGGCTGCTGCGTCCCGGCGGCAATATTCAAATCAATCTGCTCATCATTGGAACTTTTCTGTTTATGACAAACTGGACCTATAATCGGAGCATCCCGTATTTATTCATTCGGTTTCTCATGCATCGCGACCAGGTCGCTATCCGCAAAATGGCGCAGGGTGTGCTTGCCAGCCCTATCGTGGTGGATGGCAGGCAATCTGCGGTATATGCTGTTCGTTTGCTTTGGCGCGAGCGGTATCACCTGTTTTATATTATGGAGCGAGGCTCCAGCATTGCCAAGGTAGCTCCAGAGAAGCGTGTTGTTGACCGTTATTTGCTTGAGCGGAATCCGAACCGCCCTGTTATTGAGCTTCTTCCTTAA
- a CDS encoding Rne/Rng family ribonuclease, translating into MKQMLMHSDGEMLQTAVLQDGRLMEFFMERSEKSGLVGNVYKGRVINVLPGMQAAFVDIGLGKNAFLYIDDLLHPNLEKQPEIKPSIEELVRPGQELLVQVMKEPLGGKGARVTTHFTLPGRWLVLMPQAGYVGVSRKIAAERERVRLRDVGEQLLQGEEGIILRTAASGESEQSLAADVAQLRASWERILSQAAEAKAPAGLHMEAGLLRRIVRDTIDMKVEEVWIDDASRLQEAAALLREMTPQLEKRLKLYDPAAPRSLFDAFDVTRQVHEAFQPNIRLASGGSLVWGETEALTVIDVNTGKFTGATNLEDTVFRTNMEAADEIARLLRLRDVGGIIIIDFIDMETEPNRERIMARLNEWARLDPTKCSVVGWTRLGLMEMTRKKAREGAAGQLTERCPCCGGSGRQGQVKV; encoded by the coding sequence ATGAAGCAAATGTTAATGCACAGTGACGGAGAAATGCTTCAAACAGCTGTTTTGCAGGATGGCCGACTCATGGAATTTTTTATGGAACGGTCGGAGAAAAGCGGCCTCGTAGGCAACGTCTACAAAGGTCGTGTCATTAATGTGCTGCCTGGCATGCAGGCGGCGTTCGTAGATATTGGTCTAGGCAAAAATGCGTTTCTCTATATAGATGATTTATTGCATCCCAATCTGGAGAAGCAGCCGGAAATTAAGCCTTCAATTGAAGAGCTGGTGCGGCCAGGTCAAGAGCTGCTTGTACAGGTGATGAAGGAGCCGCTGGGCGGCAAAGGAGCAAGGGTGACGACCCACTTTACTTTGCCGGGGCGCTGGCTGGTGCTCATGCCGCAGGCTGGGTATGTAGGTGTCTCACGAAAAATCGCTGCCGAACGCGAGCGTGTGAGACTGCGCGATGTCGGCGAGCAGCTGCTTCAAGGCGAGGAAGGCATTATCCTCCGAACGGCTGCTTCAGGCGAGTCCGAGCAGTCGCTGGCTGCTGATGTTGCCCAGCTTCGCGCCAGCTGGGAGCGTATATTAAGCCAAGCCGCGGAGGCGAAAGCACCAGCAGGCCTGCATATGGAGGCGGGGCTGCTGCGGCGAATCGTCCGCGATACGATAGATATGAAAGTGGAAGAGGTATGGATTGATGATGCATCTCGCCTGCAAGAAGCAGCTGCGCTGTTGCGGGAAATGACGCCGCAGCTCGAAAAACGGCTCAAGCTGTATGACCCGGCTGCTCCGCGTTCTCTATTTGATGCGTTTGATGTCACTCGGCAGGTGCATGAAGCATTTCAACCGAATATTCGGCTGGCAAGCGGCGGCTCTCTAGTGTGGGGAGAGACGGAAGCTTTAACCGTTATTGACGTGAATACGGGAAAATTCACAGGTGCTACCAATTTAGAGGATACCGTGTTCCGTACGAATATGGAGGCAGCGGATGAAATTGCCCGGCTGCTGCGGCTGCGTGATGTGGGCGGCATTATTATTATTGATTTTATTGATATGGAAACTGAACCAAACCGCGAGCGGATTATGGCGCGACTGAATGAGTGGGCGAGGCTGGACCCGACAAAATGCTCGGTCGTTGGTTGGACAAGACTGGGTCTTATGGAAATGACCCGCAAAAAAGCGCGGGAGGGTGCTGCGGGCCAGCTAACAGAGCGCTGTCCATGCTGCGGAGGAAGCGGCAGGCAGGGGCAAGTTAAAGTCTAG
- the mreD gene encoding rod shape-determining protein MreD, producing MSMMSTNRLILLLFLLFVIEGSVMPWIIPVDYAGKIIPHFSFVFVLYAALYSGRHRALMFGIGIGLIQDIVYYGHLLGVHTFMMGLIGYFAGLLFDRRRSTLLTCLSVIGFACIAYDSAVYFIYSLFRLTEESYAFALLDHILPSLFLQLAFALVIYVPVRKLYEQDAKLNQDQDEE from the coding sequence ATGAGTATGATGAGCACGAATCGGCTTATCCTGCTGTTGTTTTTGCTTTTTGTTATTGAAGGCAGCGTTATGCCTTGGATTATTCCGGTTGATTATGCGGGAAAAATTATACCGCATTTTAGCTTTGTTTTTGTATTATATGCTGCGCTGTATAGCGGTCGCCATCGGGCACTGATGTTTGGCATAGGTATTGGACTTATTCAGGATATCGTCTACTATGGTCATTTGCTCGGCGTACATACGTTCATGATGGGGCTAATCGGTTATTTTGCCGGACTTCTGTTCGATCGCCGCCGCAGCACGCTGCTTACTTGTCTGTCCGTCATTGGCTTTGCGTGTATTGCTTATGATTCAGCTGTTTATTTTATTTATTCGCTTTTTCGATTGACGGAGGAATCGTATGCTTTCGCGCTGCTGGATCATATTTTGCCTAGCTTATTTTTGCAGCTTGCCTTTGCTTTGGTTATTTATGTGCCCGTTCGCAAGCTGTATGAGCAGGATGCAAAGCTAAATCAGGATCAGGATGAGGAATAA
- a CDS encoding M23 family metallopeptidase, with amino-acid sequence MMDTKEAVRRRREEKIRRLMEQPVRDGFMQEQLSRAEYSVPAAPPHYPPLDEEERDPEKLWKESPNPWDGWTQIQDNQRSRTSRMDYRYGHSSEEPPYAEPPKGGRPHPFLRELRWKIIAAAVLFAGIWGLYQIDEKWAMESRAYVAQALHDELDFASAAKWYKETFAGAPTFIPIFQEAQKEATAAEGAVNLPIVAPLEGGAIVRTFAELLNGVELAGSSEEAVNAVETGRVLVVSEPSDNGVTVVVQHADARVSVYGKLGYATVDVNDWVEAGDQVGSLRRASGEEPSLLYFAIKQNDRYIDPVSVIPLG; translated from the coding sequence ATGATGGATACGAAGGAAGCGGTGCGAAGGCGCCGTGAAGAGAAAATTAGACGATTAATGGAGCAGCCCGTTCGGGATGGTTTCATGCAAGAGCAGCTTTCAAGAGCGGAATACAGCGTACCCGCTGCGCCTCCGCACTATCCGCCATTGGATGAGGAGGAGCGGGACCCCGAGAAATTGTGGAAGGAAAGCCCTAATCCTTGGGATGGGTGGACGCAGATACAGGATAATCAGCGAAGTCGGACGAGCCGCATGGATTATCGTTATGGACATTCGTCAGAAGAACCGCCGTATGCGGAACCGCCAAAAGGAGGACGACCACATCCCTTCCTTCGCGAGCTGCGCTGGAAAATAATTGCGGCTGCTGTATTGTTCGCTGGCATATGGGGTCTATACCAGATTGATGAGAAGTGGGCGATGGAGAGCCGGGCTTATGTAGCGCAGGCCCTACATGATGAGCTGGATTTTGCCAGTGCGGCAAAATGGTATAAGGAAACGTTTGCCGGAGCACCGACGTTTATTCCGATTTTTCAAGAGGCGCAGAAGGAGGCAACTGCTGCGGAAGGCGCAGTTAATCTGCCTATTGTTGCTCCGCTTGAGGGCGGTGCTATCGTACGTACCTTTGCCGAGCTGCTAAACGGTGTCGAGCTTGCGGGCTCATCGGAGGAAGCGGTAAATGCGGTAGAGACAGGCAGAGTGCTTGTTGTCTCGGAGCCATCGGATAATGGGGTAACCGTCGTCGTTCAGCATGCGGATGCTCGAGTCAGCGTATATGGCAAGCTAGGGTATGCAACAGTTGACGTGAATGATTGGGTGGAAGCGGGCGATCAGGTGGGGAGCCTGCGCAGGGCAAGCGGTGAGGAGCCGAGCCTGCTTTATTTTGCAATTAAGCAAAACGACCGTTATATTGATCCGGTAAGCGTGATCCCGCTTGGTTAA
- a CDS encoding ISNCY family transposase, giving the protein MTRKELKKIHVVQKIGDGHLTNSEGALTLGISVRQIIRLKNKYKAEGESGIAHKNRGRKPIHALKEDIKERAAELYTAKYQGSNSCHFAELLQEHENMELSRSSVRRILLAKGLKQAKQRRQTKTHQPRQRRAQAGMLWQIDATSYAWLEEHTPAFSLHAAIDDATGTVVGAVFRPNECREGYSIVMQQGIQKYGIPLSLYSDRHTIFRSPHEKLTVEQELAGETKPLSHFGKAMAELHIEHIKATTPQAKGRVERLWLTLQDRLVIELRLLGITSMEEANVALPRLIAKHNKQFAVAPRSSESAYMKLRDNVQLDHIFTIRELRTLGSGHTLSYAGTVYTFAEPSPQRFDAKSVVEVRQTLSGDVFIWHRGQALQLKKTERPKPEQKKKASSAQPRKPANDHP; this is encoded by the coding sequence TTGACGAGAAAAGAACTGAAGAAGATCCATGTGGTGCAGAAAATAGGGGATGGACATCTGACAAACAGCGAGGGGGCTTTGACGCTAGGAATTTCCGTTAGACAAATCATTCGACTGAAGAACAAATATAAAGCAGAAGGAGAATCAGGCATTGCCCATAAAAATCGGGGAAGGAAGCCGATACACGCATTAAAGGAAGACATAAAAGAACGAGCAGCCGAGTTATACACAGCAAAATATCAGGGCAGCAACAGTTGCCACTTTGCCGAGTTGCTCCAAGAGCATGAGAACATGGAACTGAGCCGTTCCAGTGTGAGACGTATTCTGCTCGCTAAAGGACTCAAACAAGCCAAGCAAAGACGCCAGACGAAGACTCACCAGCCTCGTCAGCGTAGAGCCCAAGCGGGCATGCTCTGGCAGATCGACGCGACCTCTTATGCATGGTTGGAGGAGCACACTCCCGCCTTTTCCTTGCATGCGGCTATTGATGATGCTACGGGCACTGTCGTTGGCGCTGTATTTCGCCCCAACGAATGTCGGGAGGGTTACTCGATTGTGATGCAACAGGGTATCCAGAAATATGGCATCCCGCTTAGCCTTTACAGCGACAGACACACGATCTTCCGCTCGCCCCATGAGAAGCTTACCGTCGAACAGGAACTTGCTGGCGAAACAAAGCCTCTCTCTCACTTTGGAAAGGCGATGGCTGAGCTACATATTGAACATATAAAAGCAACCACGCCACAAGCGAAAGGCCGTGTTGAACGCCTCTGGCTGACCTTACAGGATCGTCTGGTCATTGAGCTACGGCTGCTTGGCATCACCTCAATGGAAGAAGCAAACGTAGCGCTCCCACGGCTCATCGCGAAGCATAACAAGCAATTTGCCGTTGCTCCGCGTTCCAGCGAATCCGCCTACATGAAGCTCCGCGATAACGTTCAACTTGATCATATCTTTACGATCCGCGAGCTTCGAACGTTGGGGTCAGGCCATACCCTTTCTTATGCGGGTACGGTCTACACTTTCGCGGAACCCTCACCTCAGCGTTTTGACGCGAAATCAGTCGTTGAAGTGCGCCAGACGCTTTCAGGAGACGTGTTCATTTGGCATCGTGGACAAGCTTTGCAGCTCAAGAAAACAGAACGGCCTAAGCCCGAGCAAAAGAAAAAGGCGAGTTCTGCGCAGCCACGCAAACCCGCCAACGATCATCCGTGA
- a CDS encoding GyrI-like domain-containing protein, translating to MDYRIEEKAAFQIAGLSYEVSCKDGQNFIVIPKLWEAFNQSEAPAELYAKGDGAIIGVCLDGQPDKETFTYMIATSVAANVADKEEKYTVRTVPAATWAIFTSTGPLPDSIQNVSRRIFQEWFPSTGYEHAGGPELEIYYEGDTCAEDYRSEVWIPILKKAATGV from the coding sequence ATGGACTATCGTATTGAGGAAAAAGCGGCTTTTCAGATTGCAGGCTTGTCCTATGAAGTGAGCTGTAAGGACGGACAAAATTTCATCGTTATTCCTAAGCTGTGGGAGGCATTTAACCAAAGCGAAGCACCCGCCGAGCTTTATGCCAAAGGGGATGGGGCCATTATTGGCGTCTGTCTTGACGGCCAGCCCGATAAGGAAACATTCACCTATATGATTGCTACCTCCGTTGCTGCCAATGTGGCTGACAAGGAAGAGAAGTATACGGTCCGTACCGTGCCCGCAGCTACGTGGGCCATATTCACCTCGACCGGCCCGTTGCCTGACTCAATTCAAAATGTATCTCGCCGTATTTTCCAAGAATGGTTTCCTAGCACTGGCTATGAGCATGCTGGGGGACCTGAGCTGGAGATTTATTACGAAGGGGATACTTGTGCGGAGGATTACCGCTCCGAAGTATGGATTCCGATCTTGAAAAAAGCAGCAACCGGTGTTTAG
- a CDS encoding FtsW/RodA/SpoVE family cell cycle protein, producing MLNKFKKIDWGIVAILVCLMVISLFVIYSATWDNSQYATSTEKMAIFYGVGFFITIFAALFDYRILLKTWHILYGFGVALLITVYFFGSVINGAKGWFKLGSFSFQPAEIMKIFLIIGIAYIMGRRKGDRLGFSQDLLPIATFSLFPFALVMMQPDLGNAIIYLVIVLGMLWIGNVKYKHVLLGLAVVVGGLILFMTLFNMFNTEIYTYLKEKELTHWYNRINTFMHPEQASADASYQSQNAKIAIGSGGLTGDGYLQGEMKNGKFIPYPYSDSIFAVIGEEFGFQGAAVLLLLYFLLIYRIIIIAFKCHDLRAAYMTIGIASMFVFQIFQNIGMMIGLMPITGITLPFISYGGTSLLLNMICIGIVMSIKAHQEVYELAE from the coding sequence GTGCTGAATAAATTTAAAAAAATTGACTGGGGCATCGTTGCAATTCTAGTTTGTCTAATGGTTATTAGCTTGTTTGTAATATATAGTGCTACTTGGGACAATTCGCAATATGCTACATCAACTGAAAAAATGGCTATTTTTTATGGTGTTGGTTTTTTTATCACGATTTTTGCCGCTCTTTTTGATTACCGAATTTTGCTCAAAACCTGGCATATCTTATATGGCTTTGGCGTCGCTTTGCTGATCACCGTGTATTTTTTTGGATCTGTTATCAATGGAGCAAAAGGCTGGTTCAAACTCGGAAGCTTCTCTTTTCAACCGGCTGAAATCATGAAAATTTTTCTGATTATCGGGATTGCCTACATTATGGGACGAAGAAAAGGCGATAGATTAGGGTTTTCTCAAGATTTATTACCGATAGCGACTTTTTCCCTATTTCCGTTTGCGCTCGTCATGATGCAGCCTGATTTAGGAAATGCGATTATTTATCTCGTAATTGTGCTCGGAATGCTTTGGATTGGCAATGTTAAATATAAGCATGTTCTCTTAGGTCTTGCTGTTGTTGTTGGCGGTTTAATCCTGTTCATGACGCTGTTTAATATGTTCAATACGGAAATATATACTTATTTGAAAGAAAAAGAATTAACGCACTGGTACAATCGGATTAATACGTTCATGCATCCAGAGCAAGCCTCTGCTGATGCGAGCTATCAATCTCAAAATGCCAAAATAGCCATAGGCTCAGGCGGGCTTACGGGTGATGGTTATTTGCAGGGCGAGATGAAAAACGGGAAGTTCATCCCTTATCCGTACTCCGATTCCATATTTGCTGTTATTGGCGAGGAGTTTGGTTTTCAGGGTGCAGCCGTATTGTTGCTGCTGTATTTTCTACTCATTTACCGCATTATAATAATTGCCTTCAAATGTCATGATTTGCGCGCCGCCTATATGACAATAGGCATTGCCTCTATGTTCGTATTTCAGATTTTCCAAAACATTGGCATGATGATCGGCTTAATGCCGATTACCGGCATCACGCTACCATTCATCAGCTACGGCGGCACTTCACTGCTGCTCAATATGATATGTATCGGCATTGTAATGAGCATAAAGGCTCATCAGGAAGTTTATGAGCTGGCTGAATAA
- a CDS encoding septum site-determining protein MinC has product MAEKQHIMIKGVKEGLVFLLDDSCELDLLLDELHYKLEKTHQQLLTGPLVHVHVKLGSRQLDDEDKERIRSVIRTQGNLIVQSVESEPPAGSQPQAPPPGIQLLSGIIRSGQTIEREGDLLLTGDVNPGGTIISTGDIYVMGALRGVAHAGVSGRTDVIIAASLMRPTQLRIADIISRPPEEWMSGDLAMEFAFLNEGTMQMDKISQLYRLRNNPIMLRGV; this is encoded by the coding sequence GTGGCCGAAAAGCAGCATATTATGATTAAAGGCGTCAAGGAAGGTCTCGTGTTCCTTCTCGACGATAGTTGTGAGCTTGATTTATTACTCGATGAGCTGCACTACAAGCTGGAGAAAACCCATCAGCAGCTGCTCACCGGCCCGCTCGTGCACGTCCATGTCAAGCTAGGCAGCAGACAGCTTGACGATGAGGATAAAGAACGGATTCGATCGGTTATTCGCACGCAGGGCAATCTGATTGTACAATCGGTAGAATCGGAGCCGCCGGCAGGCAGTCAGCCGCAGGCACCGCCACCCGGCATTCAGCTCCTTAGCGGAATTATCCGATCGGGTCAAACGATAGAGCGTGAAGGCGATTTGCTGCTGACGGGGGATGTGAACCCGGGAGGAACAATTATCAGCACCGGCGATATTTATGTGATGGGCGCGCTGCGTGGTGTCGCTCATGCTGGTGTTAGCGGAAGAACGGATGTTATTATTGCGGCCTCACTGATGCGGCCGACACAATTGCGCATAGCAGATATCATCAGCAGGCCGCCGGAGGAATGGATGTCGGGCGACCTTGCGATGGAGTTTGCTTTTTTGAATGAGGGAACGATGCAAATGGATAAAATTTCGCAATTATACCGTTTACGCAATAATCCGATTATGTTAAGAGGGGTGTAA
- the minD gene encoding septum site-determining protein MinD codes for MGEAIVVTSGKGGVGKTTTTANLGTALALLGKKVCMVDTDIGLRNLDVVMGLENRIIYDLIDVAEGRCRLNQALIKDKRFDELYMLPAAQTKDKNDVSPEQVKDMVLELKKEFDYVVIDCPAGIEQGFRNAVAGADRAIVITTPENAAVRDADRVIGLLEKEGIAAKIIINRIRQNMVKSGEMLDIDEICQVLAVDLLGIVPDDEKVIKSANTGEPTVMDPSSRAAIAYRNIARRILGDMVPLMLLDEKAGAFKRFRKFLGIG; via the coding sequence ATGGGAGAAGCGATTGTTGTCACATCTGGAAAAGGCGGCGTTGGCAAAACGACTACGACTGCGAATCTGGGAACGGCACTGGCTCTGCTTGGCAAGAAGGTATGTATGGTTGACACCGACATCGGACTGCGTAATTTGGATGTTGTTATGGGACTGGAAAATCGCATCATTTATGATCTAATAGATGTGGCAGAAGGTCGGTGCCGTTTGAATCAAGCGCTGATCAAGGATAAACGCTTTGACGAGCTGTATATGCTTCCAGCTGCCCAAACAAAGGACAAAAATGATGTATCGCCCGAACAAGTCAAAGACATGGTGCTGGAGCTGAAGAAGGAATTTGATTATGTCGTTATTGATTGCCCGGCCGGAATTGAACAGGGCTTCCGCAATGCGGTTGCGGGCGCGGATCGCGCTATCGTAATTACGACCCCAGAAAATGCGGCAGTCCGCGATGCGGATCGGGTAATTGGCCTGCTTGAGAAGGAGGGCATCGCTGCCAAAATCATCATTAACCGTATTCGTCAGAACATGGTGAAAAGCGGGGAAATGCTTGATATTGATGAAATTTGTCAGGTGCTCGCCGTTGATTTGCTCGGTATCGTGCCGGATGATGAGAAGGTTATTAAATCCGCGAATACAGGCGAGCCGACGGTGATGGACCCTTCGTCGCGGGCGGCGATTGCTTACCGCAACATTGCCCGCCGTATTTTGGGCGATATGGTTCCACTCATGCTGTTAGATGAGAAGGCAGGCGCCTTCAAACGGTTCCGCAAGTTTTTGGGAATAGGATGA
- a CDS encoding rod shape-determining protein — protein sequence MFGGLSKDLGIDLGTANTLVYVKGKGIVVREPSVVALRTDTKTIEAVGEQAKKMIGRTPGNIRAVRPMKDGVIADFETTATMIKYFIRSAQKQKSLFPRHPNVMICVPSGITAVEKRAVEDAAKQAGAREAYTIEEPFAAAIGADLPVWEPTGSMVVDIGGGTTEVAVISLGGIVTSRSIRVAGDEMDESIIQYIKRLYNLMIGERTAEQLKMDLGTALPLDPPESVEIRGRDLVSGLPKTLAITSDEVSEALADTVTAIVDAVKITLEKCPPELSADIMDRGIVLTGGGALLRNLDKLLQRETGMPVIVAENPLDCVAIGTGRSLDHIHLFKSRGGSGGRSKR from the coding sequence ATGTTTGGTGGTTTATCGAAAGATCTTGGCATTGACTTGGGAACAGCTAATACTCTTGTGTACGTAAAAGGAAAAGGAATTGTCGTGAGGGAGCCGTCTGTGGTAGCCCTGCGTACCGATACGAAAACGATAGAAGCAGTTGGCGAGCAAGCGAAAAAAATGATCGGCAGAACGCCGGGCAATATTCGCGCCGTACGTCCAATGAAGGATGGCGTCATTGCTGACTTTGAAACGACAGCAACGATGATTAAATATTTTATTCGTTCCGCGCAAAAGCAAAAATCTTTGTTTCCGCGCCATCCGAACGTTATGATTTGCGTGCCGTCTGGCATTACTGCAGTTGAGAAGCGCGCGGTTGAAGATGCAGCGAAGCAAGCAGGCGCACGTGAAGCTTATACGATTGAAGAACCGTTCGCAGCAGCGATTGGCGCCGATCTTCCGGTTTGGGAGCCTACGGGCAGCATGGTCGTTGATATTGGCGGCGGAACGACAGAGGTTGCAGTGATTTCGCTCGGCGGGATTGTAACAAGCCGTTCGATTCGCGTCGCTGGGGATGAGATGGATGAGTCGATTATCCAATATATTAAACGCCTCTACAATTTGATGATTGGGGAACGTACAGCAGAGCAGCTTAAGATGGATTTGGGTACAGCACTTCCGCTTGATCCTCCGGAATCGGTAGAAATTAGAGGCCGCGATCTCGTATCTGGCTTGCCTAAGACGCTTGCAATAACATCGGATGAAGTGAGCGAGGCGCTTGCGGATACGGTGACCGCTATTGTGGATGCCGTTAAAATCACGCTTGAAAAATGCCCGCCAGAGCTCTCTGCGGATATTATGGATCGCGGTATTGTATTGACAGGCGGCGGAGCACTGCTTCGCAATTTGGACAAGCTGCTGCAGCGCGAGACTGGCATGCCGGTCATTGTAGCGGAAAACCCGCTTGATTGCGTAGCAATAGGCACCGGCCGTTCGCTTGACCATATTCATTTATTCAAGAGCAGAGGCGGCTCAGGCGGCCGTTCGAAACGCTAG
- the radC gene encoding DNA repair protein RadC produces the protein MELQRQFIRDVPQEERPRERLMKYGAEALSHTELLAILLRTGTKKESVVHLAGNIMKECGNLRNLMDMSLEELTAIRGIGPAKAIQLRAGLELGRRVSRTGNGEVVTVKRPEDAANYVMDELRHLRKEHFVCLFLNTKNHIIAQETLSMGTLNASLVHPREVFRAAIKCSSASLICVHNHPSGDPTPSPEDIALTKRLVSAGELVGIEVLDHLVIGDGRFISLKEQGYM, from the coding sequence ATGGAGCTACAGCGCCAATTCATACGTGATGTCCCACAGGAAGAACGTCCAAGAGAGCGATTGATGAAATATGGGGCCGAAGCGCTCAGTCACACGGAATTACTGGCCATTCTTTTGCGAACAGGCACGAAAAAGGAATCAGTTGTCCATCTTGCGGGTAATATCATGAAGGAATGCGGAAATTTGCGCAACCTAATGGATATGAGTCTGGAGGAGCTGACGGCTATTCGCGGCATCGGTCCGGCGAAAGCCATTCAATTGCGCGCGGGACTTGAGCTTGGACGCAGAGTGTCTCGTACGGGCAATGGCGAGGTTGTTACGGTGAAGCGACCAGAGGATGCGGCGAATTATGTTATGGATGAGCTTCGTCATTTGAGGAAAGAGCATTTCGTCTGTCTTTTTCTCAATACGAAAAATCACATCATTGCTCAAGAGACGCTTTCGATGGGCACGCTGAATGCCTCGCTCGTTCATCCAAGGGAAGTTTTTCGCGCGGCTATTAAATGCAGCAGCGCCTCGCTCATTTGTGTGCATAATCATCCGAGCGGCGATCCTACGCCGAGTCCTGAAGACATTGCGCTAACGAAGCGGCTCGTTTCTGCTGGAGAGCTGGTAGGTATTGAAGTGCTGGATCATCTCGTTATTGGTGATGGAAGGTTTATTAGTTTGAAGGAACAAGGCTACATGTAA
- the mreC gene encoding rod shape-determining protein MreC, with the protein MIELFKLFRNKRMFMLMFGFILFIVVIGFSLSDRKELSMPEKFIGDSVGFVQQWFYVPAASIAGFFEDISNLREIYEENEQLRLTAAAYARDKIGYNFLQEDNERLQKELNFTEQQKKINNYNYRIAHVIAVDNNPYSKTLEINLGSLNGIKQNMAVTTIDGIIGIVSQVRPNTATVMPITELDEKSPTSNAIAATILGKSDSFGVVTSYDDETQRLIMTRIGENDKMIVGDLVVTSGSDSVYPRGLVIGTVETKEVGNFGLTYTASIEMAANLNQLKEVFVVEVSASEDAGK; encoded by the coding sequence GTGATCGAGCTGTTTAAGCTGTTTAGAAATAAGCGCATGTTTATGCTTATGTTCGGGTTTATTCTGTTCATTGTGGTCATCGGCTTCTCGCTAAGTGACCGTAAGGAGCTGAGTATGCCGGAGAAATTTATCGGAGATTCAGTCGGATTCGTTCAGCAATGGTTTTATGTGCCCGCTGCTTCAATAGCGGGTTTCTTTGAGGATATTAGCAATCTCAGGGAGATTTATGAGGAGAATGAACAGCTTAGACTGACAGCAGCTGCCTATGCCCGCGACAAAATCGGCTATAACTTTCTGCAAGAAGATAATGAGCGCTTGCAGAAAGAGCTCAATTTCACAGAGCAGCAGAAAAAAATAAACAATTACAACTACCGCATTGCCCATGTCATTGCCGTTGACAATAATCCATACAGCAAGACGCTGGAAATCAATTTAGGCTCGCTGAATGGCATTAAGCAAAATATGGCGGTTACAACCATTGACGGCATTATCGGTATTGTCAGCCAGGTAAGGCCGAATACAGCAACGGTCATGCCGATTACGGAGCTAGATGAAAAGTCGCCTACTTCAAATGCGATTGCGGCGACTATTCTTGGCAAAAGCGACTCTTTCGGAGTGGTTACCAGCTACGATGATGAGACGCAGCGCTTGATTATGACGAGAATCGGGGAAAACGACAAAATGATCGTCGGTGATCTGGTCGTTACCTCAGGGAGCGACAGCGTCTACCCGCGCGGTCTTGTGATTGGAACGGTAGAGACAAAGGAAGTAGGCAATTTTGGCTTGACGTATACAGCTTCAATTGAGATGGCGGCAAATTTGAACCAGCTTAAAGAAGTGTTTGTCGTCGAGGTGTCTGCGTCGGAGGATGCGGGGAAATGA